A window of the Brassica napus cultivar Da-Ae chromosome C5, Da-Ae, whole genome shotgun sequence genome harbors these coding sequences:
- the LOC125587938 gene encoding uncharacterized protein At5g01610-like, with protein MDQILNKVGSYWLGKKANKQLDSVGDDINSLSTSIEGGTKWLVNKIKGKMQKPLPELLKEFGLPVGIFPRDATNYEFNEQTRKLTVFIPTICEVGYKDSSVLRFTTTVTGFLEKGKLADVEGMKTKVMIWVKVTSISADSLKVHLTAGMKKSRSRDAYEVLRDGVEIDKF; from the exons ATGGATCAGATCTTGAACAAAGTCGGATCGTACTGGCTAGGGAAGAAGGCGAACAAGCAGCTCGATTCCGTCGGCGACGATATCAAC TCTCTGTCCACGAGCATCGAAGGAGGAACAAAATGGCTGGTGAACAAAATCAAAG GGAAGATGCAGAAGCCATTACCCGAGTTACTAAAGGAGTTTGGTTTGCCTGTTGGGATCTTTCCACGCGACGCAACCAACTACGAGTTCAATGAACAGACCAGGAAACTCACCGTCTTTATCCCAACGATCTGCGAAGTCGGATACAAAGACTCATCGGTCTTGAGGTTCACCACGACGGTTACAGGGTTTTTGGAGAAGGGAAAGCTAGCTGATGTTGAAGGGATGAAAACAAAAGTCATGATTTGGGTCAAAGTCACGAGCATCTCTGCTGACTCTTTAAAGGTGCATTTGACGGCAGGGATGAAGAAAAGCAGAAGCCGTGATGCTTATGAGGTTTTGAGAGACGGCGTTGAGATTGATAAGTTCTAA